Proteins co-encoded in one Papaver somniferum cultivar HN1 chromosome 5, ASM357369v1, whole genome shotgun sequence genomic window:
- the LOC113277648 gene encoding putative glutamine amidotransferase GAT1_2.1 has protein sequence MANNTDLSMILPRVLIVSRRTVRKNKFVDFVGEYHLDLIVSYGAVPVIVPRVTGVHMLLESFEPIHGVVLCEGEDLDPSLYEDEISGLSPEELDEIRRLHASDTAVDREKDSIELGLAKLCLERNIPYLGICRGSQVLNVACGGTLYQDIEKELHKNKSSEGETSTKVVHMDYDNYDGHRHAVKVVEKTPLHDWFKDSLEEGKMEIMVNSYHHQGVKRLAQRFVPMAFAADGLVEGFYDPDAYNPEEGKFIMGLQFHPERMRKPDSEEFDYPGCPAAYQEFVKAVVAYRNKLNAAICVPKSVTTLNKEMEKKRKIIIKSFSIARNMYETGCESPQSKASELEAGAEFLQSSTALSTQQEKRLKQMGATVRNSSSFLERLKMHEEREKVARNIMGKMSIEQLSDLVSFYHMMGKISSEVLEKKLQELVTEVAL, from the exons ATGGCTAATAATACAGACTTATCCATGATCCTTCCTAGGGTTCTTATTGTATCTAGACGGACTGTCCGGAAAAATAAGTTCGTTGATTTTGTCG GTGAATATCATCTTGATTTGATAGTAAGTTATGGAGCTGTACCGGTGATAGTACCTAGAGTAACCGGAGTACATATGTTGCTAGAGAGTTTCGAACCCATTCATGGAGTTGTACTTTGTGAAGGTGAAGACCTTGATCCATCTCTTTATGAAGATGAAATCTCTGGTCTTTCACCCGAAGAATTAGATGAGATAAGACGTTTGCACGCCAGTGATACCGCCGTGGATCGCGAAAAAGATTCAATAGAATTAGGATTAGCAAAACTTTGTCTTGAAAGAAACATTCCTTACTTGGGTATTTGCAGGGGTTCACAAGTTCTTAATGTTGCATGTGGAGGAACATTGTATCAAGATATAGAGAAAGAGTTGCATAAAAATAAATCTTCGGAAGGAGAAACTTCTACTAAAGTTGTTCACATGGATTACGATAATTATGATGGGCACAGACATGCTGTGAAAGTTGTTGAGAAAACTCCTTTACATGATTGGTTTAAAGATTCTCTAGAAGAAGGGAAGATGGAGATTATGGTTAATAGTTATCATCATCAAGGTGTTAAAAGATTAGCCCAACGGTTTGTTCCGATGGCTTTTGCTGCTGATGGTTTGGTTGAAGGGTTTTATGATCCCGATGCCTACAACCCCGAAGAGGGCAAGTTTATAAtgggattgcagtttcatcctgaGCGAATGAGAAAGCCTGATTCTGAAGAGTTTGATTATCCTGGTTGTCCTGCTGCTTATCAG gAATTTGTTAAAGCTGTGGTTGCATATAGGAATAAGCTGAATGCTGCAATATGTGTCCCCAAGAGTGTAACAACACTTAacaaagagatggagaagaaaaggaaaattaTAATCAAAAGTTTCTCAATTGCTAGAAACATGTACGAAACAGGATGCGAGTCACCGCAGTCCAAGGCATCTGAACTTGAAGCAGGAGCTGAATTTCTTCAG TCAAGCACGGCATTGAGTACACAACAAGAGAAAAGGTTGAAGCAAATGGGTGCAACAGTAAGAAATTCTTCGTCATTCTTAGAAAGGTTGAAGATGCATGAAGAGAGGGAAAAAGTAGCAAgaaatataatggggaaaatgTCGATTGAACAGTTATCTGATCTTGTGTCTTTCTATCACATGATGGGTAAAATCAGCTCTGAAGTGTTGGAGAAAAAACTTCAAGAATTAGTTACTGAAGTTGCTCTGTGA